GAAAGAACACCTTGTGATCGCCGCGCCCGTCGAGTTCGACCAGGCCCCAATCGCCGGGGGAGATCGGCGTCGCCCGGAACGCGCCGGCGCTGCCGCGCGGACGCTCGCCGCTGCGCGCAAGAAAATCGTCGACCGCCATCTCCTCGCCGCCGAGCTTGACGGTCCCGCACATGCCCTCGCCGAGGGTGAGCACATGGCCGCGCGAGCCCCAGCGGATCAGCGCGAAGCCCCGCGGCAGCCCGAGGTCGGGCGTGGTGAACATCGCGTCCGCATCCGGCCCGATGGTCACCGGCGACGTGTCGGCCGCCCCGCGCGTCACCTTGCGCAGGTAGCGCGCCGCGAGCGCGAGGCCCACGAGCCCGACGCCGCCGAGGGCGTAAAACAGGCGGCGGTCGGCGGCGCGTTGGTACGCGCGGACGGCCTCTTGGCGCACGTCCTCCGGCACCGCGCCGGGCGGCGGCGGCTCCGGCGGCGACGGCATCCACAGGGCGCCGTACACGGCGACGAGGACGACGACCGCGGCGGCCGCGATGCCGGCGATGGCGACGGCTCGCTGCGCGCGATCGACCGCGCCGGAGCCGGGCATCGGCAACACGCGGTCGGCCATGACTTCGTCGCGCCAGATGTGGCTCACGCGCAGCGCGCCGGCGCGGGGTCCGGCGTTCGTCACAGCGCCTCCTCGTCGACCGATTTGACCATCTCGGGAATGAACGAACGTCGTTCGAGCGACGCGCGCTCGAGTTCTTCGGTCGCCCGGTCGAGGAAGTACAGAAGCTGCGGCGACCGCAGGCGACCGCCAAGTTGCAATCCGGTGAAGTCGAACACTTTGGCGCCCTTTTTGTCCTCGACCTTGGCGGCCGGCGCCTTCTGAGGGCGGCGCGCCCGCTTGCGGCGCCGCTTGCGCTGCGCGTCCGCGGAGGCCGGCACCGCGAGGGCTGCGGTCAACAGGGCGAGCAGCAATAGACGGCGAAAGGAACTCATGCGTAAACCTGTGGTCGCGGACCCGCAGGTGCGCGCCAATGTGGGGGCTTACTGCCCCAATTCGTCGAGTCGGGCTTTGGCTTCCTTGCGTTTGGCGTGACGCTTCGGGGCGTTTTGCAGGTATCGTTCCAGCGCCGCGCGCGCGGCGTTCTCGTCGCGGTCGCCGAAGTCCATCGCGAGCACGGCGAGGTTGAACAACGCATCTGCGCGCGCTCGCGATCGCTTCGGCGCACGCTTGACTACAGCCTCCCACGTCTGGCGCGCCTTCGCGAACTGACCGGTGCCGCGCTGCGCGATGCCGAGGGCGACGTGAGCGCCCCAGTCTTCCGGGTTGCGGTCGACGACCGCCGCGAGTTCGGTTGCGGCGCGCTCGTAGTCGCCCGCCTGCAGCAACACGATCGCCTTGTTGAACCGCGCGTCGGTAAACGCGGGATCGATCGCCGCGGCGCGGTCGAACTGCTCGAACGCCGCCTGGTCGCGACCGCGCGCCATCGACACGAGCGCCAGCGCGTTCCATGCGGCCGGCAGCTTCTCGTCGGCGGCCAACGCCTTGCGCAGCACGAGTTCGGCCAGCTCGTCGCGGCCCTGCGCGAGGTAGATCAGGCCGAGTTCGACCAGCGCCTTGGGGCTGGCCGCGTAGCGCAGCGCCTCGCGCGCCGCGTCGAGCGCGTCGTCGAGCCGCTGTTGTTCGCGCAACAACGAGGCGTATCGAATGTGGACGTCGACGTTCTCCGGGTCGCGTTCGAGCGCGGTCCGGTAGTCGTCGCGCGCGCGGTCCGGCTGGCCGGCGCGCCGGTAGGCCTCCGCGCGCGCCAGCAGGGCAGGCGTGTGCGACGGGTTGATCGCGAGGGCCTTGCCGAATGCGTCGGCCGCGGCCTCGTCGTCGCCGTCCCGGTACAGCACGACGCCGAGGTCGTACCAGGCCTCCCACAGCTTGTCGTCGATGGCGACCGCCCGCTCGAGTCGCGCGCGCGCGCGGTCGAGCGCGTCCGGGCCGCCGAGGCGCAGCGCTCGCATCGCGGCGTCGAACTGCGCGAGCGCCTCGGGATTGACCGGCGGCAGCTTGACCGCGGCGGGGGAGCGGGCGCCGCGTGCCGCGCGCGACGACCCGCCGCAGCCGGCCGCCGCAATCGCCAGGGCGACGCACGCGACCGCCGCCGCGCGGCGCCTACTCGTCACGCAGCACCTCCTCGATGAGCTCCGGGTCGGGCGGGACGTCGGCGAGGCGCGGCCCCTCGCGCGCCTCGTTCTCCGGCGGGTACTGGCTGCGCGCCATTCGAGACAGCGCTTCCCGCAACAACCGCGTGTACTGGTTGTATACGCCGAGTTCCAGTGCCTTGCGGTAGCCGGCCGCGTACAGCTCGATGGCGCGCTCCTCGATGCCGATGACGTAGTTGTCCAGTTCGTCGCGGTAGACCTGCGCCTCCTGCTCGTTGAGCTCCGGCGGCGTCGGCGCTTGCTGCATCGCGATCGCGAACTGTTCGAAGATCTGGCCGATGCGGTACAGCCCGGCGGTGCTCCACTGCGGGTCACCGTATTCGACGACGTCGAGGTAGACGTTCATCGCCTCGTCGAGCAGCTTCGACTTGCGGTCGAGCGTCCGTTTGAGCTTGCGCGGTCGCACGTCGAGGCCGATCGCGGCGTACTGCTTGAATACGAGTTCCCCTTGCAGGTAGCGTGCTTCGGCCGCCCATCGCGTGGCGGCGGCGCGCGCGTCGCGACTGAGCCGCTTGTACGCGGCGAGCGCGTCGGCCAGCTCGCGCGCCGCGCGCTTCGTGTGGCCGAGTTTGAGCGAAGTGCGCCCGGCGCGCGTGAGCGCCTGTACGACGTGTTTGCCGCGCCGGTAGCGCTTGACGTAGGCGAGGAACGCGCGGTGCGCGCGGCCGTCGTCTCCGGCTTCCTCGTAGACGACGCCGACGCGGAACGCGACGTCCTCGGCGTCCTTGCGGCTCGCGTAGCGTTTCGCGTAGCGCTCGTAGTGGCGGATGGCGCGGCGCGGCTGGCCGAGCGCTTGGCGCAACACGCCTGCATTGTAGAGCGCGTCGGCGCCCTTGTCGCCGCGCGGGAACTTGTCGGCGACGTACTCGTACGTGTCGGCCGCGCGTTCGAAGTACGCCGTGTCCTCGTACACCTGTGCCGCGGCGAACGCCGCCGCCTCGGCGCGGTCGCTGTCCGGGTAGCGCTCGGCCACTGCGAGGTACGTGCGCGCCGCTTCCTCGGGCTTCTTCGCCTTTTCGAGCAGGACGGCGGCGTTGTACAGCGCCTGCGGCGCGAGGCGGTGGTTCGGGTACTCTTTCGGAATGCGCAGGTAGAAGCGGGCGGCCTTGTCGTAGTGGCCGCCGGCCGCGTACTTTTCGCCACTTTTGCCGATCGCTTCGACGATGATCCGATCCAGTCGCGCTTGCTCAGCCTTTGACGCGAACGCCTTCGATTTCTTGAGCTGGCGCGCCCAGTATTCGATGTTCTCGTAGTCCTCGCTCTTGTTGAGGGCGTCGAGGATGCGGTCGCCGGCCGCTCCCGCGTTCGGGTGGTCGGGAAACTCGGTGACGATCAGGCCGAACCGTTTGACGGCCTCGTCGTAGTCGCCATAGTCGTAAAACAGCTGGCCGTTCTTGAACACGATCGACACCATCTCGTCGTCGCCGGGGAACAGCTTGACGTACAGATCGACCGCCTCCGCAAACTTGCGGTCCACCGGCAGGAGTTCTTTGCGTTTGCCCGGTTCGATCTTGGGGCGCGCTTTTTCGTACGAGTCCATCGCCTTGAGCAGCGCGTCCTTGTGGAACTTGCCGACCGGCGCCGTTTTGGCGACCGCGAGATACTCGTCGCCCGCGCGCTCCTGGTCGCCGAACTTGAACTTGAGAATCTCCGCGCGCAGGTAGCGCATCTCGATCGCGTGCGGAGACTCTGCGAAATGGGCGAGGTAGATTTCGTAGGCGCGCGCGGCTCGCGCGTACAGCTCGCGGTCCACCGCGCCCTTCGCGGCGCGCTCGTCCTCCTGTGCCGCGGCGTGCAGGTTCTTGGCGATGTTGCGCAGCAGCCGCTCGTTGGCGGCGATCGCGCGGTCGACCTGCGCGCGCTGTCGCTTGTGAACTTCGGCCCAATCCGAGCCCGGCCCGTAACGCTTCGCGAGCTGCTCCATGTCCGCGAGGGCCGCGTCGAAGTCGAGCGCGGCCACGTCGGCTTCGACGATCTGGCGGAAGTATTTCGGCGCGTGCAAATGCGCGGGGTCCAGGTCGATGAGGAACCGGTAGGCCCGCTTGGCCCGCTCGTAGTCCGCTTCCGCGAAGTGCAGGTCCGCCAGGCGCACGAGCACGTCGCGCGAGTACCGCTCGCCGCCGATCTCGGCGAGGAACTGGTAGACGTCTTTGGGCTGAATGCTCTCGTCTTCCGTGAAGACGAGCACGAGGTAGTCGAGCGCTTCGTCGCGGAGTTGGGCGCGCCGCCGGCGCTCGCGCTCGGTGCCCGACCGCTCGGCTTCGGCCGCCAGGTCGAGCACCTGCTTGAACAGCTTGGCCGCGGTCTGCGTGTCGGCGAGCTTCCAGTAGCACCACGCCGTCTTGAACAGCGCCAGGTCGTAGCTCTTGGACTCGGGGTGATCGAGGATATGCTGGTAGGCGTCGCGCGCGTCGGCCCAGTGGCCGAGCGCAAAGTGGTGCTCGCCGACCATCATCCACGCGTCGCCGTACAGGGGCGAGTCCGGGTGCTCGTCGATCACGCGGCGGAAATAGCCGAGCGCTTCCTCGATGCGCCCGGCTTCGCGCGCGGCGAAGCCGATCAGGTACAAGACGAGGTCCGTGTGCTCATAGTCGGGGTGGTCCGCCAGCAAGCGCCGGTAGAGCTTCTCCGACCGGGAAAAGTCCAGGCGGGGCTCCTTGGGGGGGCGCTTGCACGTGCGGCGCCGGCGGCACGCCTCGACGCGGCGCTCGTATTGCGCCATCGCCTTGACGTAGTCGCTGCGCGCCTCCTCCCACAGCAGCTCGGCGAGCTTGAACAGGCCGTCGGCCTCGCCCTTGCCGGTCGGCTTGCCGGCGAGGAACCGTTCCAGCAGCGCGATCGCTTCGCGCCGTTTCGCGTCGCGCTCGCGCTCCTTCTTTTCGATGAGCGGCAGCAGGTCTTTCGGGATGCGCGGGGACTCGGGAATCGGCGGCCGCTTGCGGATGTACAGGTCGCGCGCGGCGCCCTCGTCGATCTCCGCGGTCGACTGGGCTACGGCGGGCGGCGGCGCCGCGAGCGCAGCGGCGAGCGCGACCGCCGCGACCGGACGTGCGGTCACCGCCATCCTTCGTACTCGTCGCGCCACAGTTCTCCCTCGAACGGCCACACCTCCTCGTCGTCGCCGATGAGGCCCTGCTCCCACATCCGGCCGAACAACTCGGGGGGATAGCGGCCGGCGGACAGATCGGCGACCTCGATGTCCAGCCGGCGTTTTTGGCCGATGACCGCGTCGATCTTGCCGAGCTTGGCCTTGTCGACCACGCGCCGCATCTGGCTGTAGAGCCGGTCGACCGCGCCGGCGGCGAGGCGGTCGGCGGCCGCCTGCAGGCGGTCGAGCAGCGCGGCGGCCTCGACGCGGAGCGCGCGCGCGGCGGCGAGATCGCGGCCGACGAGGTGGCCGAGCTGCGCGTCGGCGTCCGACAGCAGCGCCGCCTCCGCCGCCCGTGCGGCGCGGTCGACGTCCGCCTCGAGCACGTCGATCTCCGACGCGAGCAGATCGAGGCGCTTGCGCTCGGCGTCGGCGGCGTCGGCGGGCAGGGTGCCGGCGCGGACCCCGCGGCGCAGCTCGGCGCGCGCGCGGTCCACTTCGTCGCGCAGTCGCCGCACGTCTTCGAGCAGCGCGTTGGCGTCGTCGGCGTCCTCCTGCTCGGCCGTCGGTTCGCGCGCGGCGGCGCCGACGCGCTGGCGAGCGACGCGGCGGGCGAGGGTCGTCCACGCCCGGACCGCGTGCGGCGCGTCTCCGGCGGCGCGTCGCATGCCCGCGATCGCCTCGTGCAAGCGCACGAACTGGGGATCGAGGCGCAGCAGCGCGACGACCTGGTCGATTCGCGTCTTCGGTGCCAGCGGCCGGCGGGCGTCCGGGTCGTCGCGCCGCCGCCGCCACCGGCGAAGCGCCCGGTCGAACAGGCGGGAGCGCCGATCCGGATCCTTCCGCAGGGCTGCCAACTCGTCGACGACGGGTTGGATGCGAGCCACGACGCGGTCGAAGTGCGCCTGGGCGGCGGTGAACTGGCAGTCCGCCAGCTCAATGTAGCCGGCGAGCAACAGCGCTTCGGGGACGAGCGGCGAGTCCGGGAACGTGCGGAGGAACTCGTCGACGAGGTCGCGCGCCGTGGGCAACTCGCGCTTTTGGTACATCGACCACGCGGCCTCGAACAGGGCCTCGGGCAACCGGTCGGAGTCGTCCGGGATCTGGAAGTAATGGTAGTAGGCGTCGTCGTAGCGGCCTTCCTCGTGGGCGATCCGGCCGAGGCCGAGCCGCGCAAGATCCTTGATCGTGAAGTAGCGATCGTCGACGACGAACGTGTACTTGTCGGTGTCCGGCGTCTGGGCGATCTCACACAGCGCGTCGGTGGCGGCCTGCAATTCGCCGCGGCGCGCGCGGATGACGCCGCGCAAATACAGCGCCGACGAGTACAGCCGGCTCTTGCGGCCGATCTTGACCAACTCGGCCTCGGCCGCACCCAGGTCGCCGGCGGCATAGGCCGCGCGCGCGCGCAGGTAGGCTTGCTCGCCGACCGCCCCCGGCGGCAGCGGCTCGGACAGCCGCAGCGCGTCGAGGCGCGCCAATACGCCGCGGTAGTCGCGCGTTTCGAGCGCGATGTCGACCGCGCGGCGGTGTGCGGGCGCGAAGTACATCGACGACGGGCCTCGCTCGAGCACGCGCACGAGCGTGTCGAGCGCCGACTCGTACGCGCCGCTCGCCGCCAGCGCGACGCCGAGCGCGTACTCGGCGTTCTGATATTCCACCGTGTCGGAAAAGTCGGTAAACCGCGGCGACTCGACGATGGCGTACAGGGCGACCGCCGCCTCGAACGGATTGCCGTCGGCCAACAGCGCCTCGGCGGCGCGTAGCTCCGCCGCGAGCGCCCTCTGCGAGCCGGTGTTCACGTCGATCAAGCCGGCGCGCTCGAGTTCCTGGAAGTAGTCGCCGATGGTCGCCTCGACCGGGTCGGCCGGTTCTTCCGCGGCCACGAACGGCAGCCCGCCGGGCGCGAGCGCGGCCGCCGCGAGCGCCGCCGCCAGCAGGACGCGGCCGCCGCGCGGCCGCCGCGGCCTAGTTCCGGTGCAGCTGTGCACGGCGAATGCCCTTGCCGTCCGCCCCCTCGCGGGTTTCGGTGTGGACGTCGGCGTCGAGGCGGAGGCGATAACTCCCGCGTTGCTTCTTCTTCCACGCATAGGGAATGTCCCCGTCGTCTTTCGCCGTGATGTCGACGACGACGAGCTTCCCGGCGGGGGCGAGCAGGGTGAACGAGCCGTCGACCGTCGACTGAAACCGGTCGTCGTCCTTGCCGGTCACCTCGATGCGCACCGACACGACGTGGCGCCCGGGCGCGACGAATCCCTCGAACCGAGGCGCGCGGTCGGCCGCGATCGTGCCCTGCGTGTCGTCGAACACGTTGGCGCCGTCGAGCCGGATCGTCGCGCGGTCCACCGCGTAAAACCGGCCGCTGGCGAAGTGGAGGCGAAGGCTCAGTTTGGTCGAGTACAAGGCGTCGCCCACCGCGGCAGCGCGCGCGCGCGAGCGAAACAGTTTGTCGCGCAAGCGCAGGTACTGCTTGCGGAGCGCGTCGAGGTCGGGCGGTGCGTCAGCGTCGGAATTCGCGCTCGCCGATGCCTCGGTCGCCGGCGGGGGCTTCGCGCCGGCCGCCTTGCTCTGGCCGCGTGCCGCCGGGGCCGCCGCGACGACCGCGAGCGCTACGAGCCCTGTGGGGATGCGTCGTGCCATCAGTTCCTCATCGGCAGAAACAAGGACAGTCCAGCCGTCGCGGACAGGTCGTTGACGAGAAAGGTCTCGTCGAGCAGCTCTTGCTGAAAGACGTGGTCGCGGACGTCGATCCGCAGCGCGGCGGCGCGCCCCAAGAACACCTTGAAGCCGACGCCGCCGGTCCCGGTGATGCCGCGGCTGGTCTGCGCGTCGACCACGCCGACGCCCGCGTCGACGTGGATGTCGAAGTGCAGGATGCTGCCGCCGAACCGAAACTTGCCGTGGATGGGCGACCAGATCAGCAGCGATTCGCCCAACCACACGCGAGCGAACGTTTCGTCGATCGTCCTGCCTCGCAGGTCTTCGATGGCCCGGATCAGCTCGGCGTCGGCGTGGGTCATCGACGCCGACAGTTCGACGGCGGTCTGTTCGGTCATGTGGAAGGTGTATGCGACGCCGGCGACGTAGGTCGCCGAATACAGATCGGATACGTAGTAGCCGCCGCCGATCGACAGCTCGTGGCGTTGTTGTTTGACGAACAGCGTGTCGCGGTGGCCGCGCCGCTGGCGTTTGACCGCCAGCCGGTCGGCGATTTCCTGATCGACGCAGCGACCGGCGGTCGAGGTGTCGGCGCGCGCCGTTGCCGGCGCCCACACCGCGGCGGCGAGCCACGCCGCGCACACCGCGCGCGTTACCAGGCCGGTGTCCACAGCGACAGCCCCAAGCTGGCGACGAGGTTGTTGGTGAGGCGGGTTTCGGCAACCGCCTCCTGCACGGCGATG
This genomic stretch from Deltaproteobacteria bacterium harbors:
- a CDS encoding outer membrane beta-barrel domain-containing protein; translated protein: MDTGLVTRAVCAAWLAAAVWAPATARADTSTAGRCVDQEIADRLAVKRQRRGHRDTLFVKQQRHELSIGGGYYVSDLYSATYVAGVAYTFHMTEQTAVELSASMTHADAELIRAIEDLRGRTIDETFARVWLGESLLIWSPIHGKFRFGGSILHFDIHVDAGVGVVDAQTSRGITGTGGVGFKVFLGRAAALRIDVRDHVFQQELLDETFLVNDLSATAGLSLFLPMRN
- a CDS encoding tetratricopeptide repeat protein, with the protein product MTSRRRAAAVACVALAIAAAGCGGSSRAARGARSPAAVKLPPVNPEALAQFDAAMRALRLGGPDALDRARARLERAVAIDDKLWEAWYDLGVVLYRDGDDEAAADAFGKALAINPSHTPALLARAEAYRRAGQPDRARDDYRTALERDPENVDVHIRYASLLREQQRLDDALDAAREALRYAASPKALVELGLIYLAQGRDELAELVLRKALAADEKLPAAWNALALVSMARGRDQAAFEQFDRAAAIDPAFTDARFNKAIVLLQAGDYERAATELAAVVDRNPEDWGAHVALGIAQRGTGQFAKARQTWEAVVKRAPKRSRARADALFNLAVLAMDFGDRDENAARAALERYLQNAPKRHAKRKEAKARLDELGQ